Proteins encoded together in one Triticum dicoccoides isolate Atlit2015 ecotype Zavitan chromosome 7B, WEW_v2.0, whole genome shotgun sequence window:
- the LOC119338056 gene encoding aquaporin PIP2-5-like, translating to MTMAAAQGKLSPEAIDTEVISNGSAKDYLDPPPAPLVDAGELGKWSLYRAVIAEFTATLLFVYVAVATVVGHKRQTDAQACSGAGVLGIAWAFGGMIAVLVYCTAGISGAHINPAVTFGLLLARKVTLPRAFLYIVAQCVGAICGAALVRAVHGGHHYALYGGGANELAPGYSRTAGLIAEIAGTFVLVYTVFSATDPKRIARDPHVPVLAPLLIGFAVLMAHLATIPVTGTGINPARSFGAAVVYNNKKAWDDQWIFWVGPFLGAAVAMVYHQYILRNSSIFRSN from the coding sequence ATGACTATGGCAGCAGCACAAGGCAAGCTGAGTCCGGAGGCCATCGACACCGAAGTCATCAGCAACGGCAGCGCCAAGGACTACCTCGACCCTCCTCCGGCGCCGCTGGTCGACGCAGGCGAGCTGGGCAAGTGGTCTTTGTACCGTGCCGTCATCGCCGAGTTCACAGCTACACTGCTCTTCGTTTACGTCGCCGTCGCCACCGTGGTCGGCCACAAGCGCCAGACGGACGCCCAGGCGTGCAGCGGCGCCGGCGTGCTGGGCATCGCGTGGGCCTTCGGCGGCATGATCGCCGTCCTCGTCTACTGCACCGCCGGCATCTCCGGCGCCCACATCAACCCTGCGGTGACATTCGGGCTGCTGCTCGCGCGCAAGGTCACCCTTCCCCGCGCCTTCCTCTACATTGTGGCGCAGTGTGTGGGCGCCATCTGCGGCGCGGCGCTGGTGAGGGCCGTGCACGGCGGCCACCACTACGCGCTCTACGGGGGCGGCGCCAACGAGCTCGCTCCAGGATACTCCAGGACGGCGGGGCTTATCGCCGAGATTGCCGGCACCTTCGTGCTCGTGTACACCGTGTTCTCGGCGACTGACCCGAAGCGCATCGCCCGGGACCCGCACGTCCCGGTGCTGGCGCCGCTGCTCATCGGGTTCGCCGTTCTCATGGCGCACCTCGCCACCATCCCAGTCACCGGCACCGGGATCAACCCGGCGAGGAGCTTTGGTGCCGCCGTGGTGTACAACAACAAGAAAGCTTGGGACGACCAGTGGATCTTCTGGGTCGGCCCCTTCCTCGGTGCCGCCGTGGCCATGGTGTACCACCAGTACATCCTCAGGAACAGCTCCATCTTCCGGTCCAACTAG